The DNA sequence GTACCTCGAGCACGCTCGCCGTGGCCACCTGGACGTCGTGGCCGAGGACGTGCGCGCCGAGGAACGCGAGCAGCAGGGCCTGCGGGCGCGGTGCCCCGCCGGGGGAGAGGTCGTCGCCCTCCTCGGTCGCGTGCTCGGCCACGGTGGTCACCGAGCCAGCATAAGCGAGTCGATGTTGGGCACAGTATTGACCGCGGTCATCGATGTGCTTAATGTTTGCGCCGGATGTGGCGCAGGCCACGTCCGCATCCGGCGGTCGGCGACGAGGCGGGACACGCGATGACGGACACCCACGGCCCCCACCATTCGCCCGTGCAGCTGCGCAGGGCGGTGCTGTCCAGCTACCTGGGCAGCGTGATCGAGTACTACGACTTCCTGCTCTACGCCACGGCGTCGGCCGTGGTGTTCTCCAAGGTCTTCTTCTCCGGCTTGGACCCGGTGGTCGGCACGATCGCGAGCCTGGGCACCTTCACCACCGGCTACCTGGCCCGCCCGCTCGGCGGGATCGTGTTCGGGCACTTCGGGGACCTGCTCGGCCGCAAGCGGATGCTCGTGATCACCATGACGATGATGGGCATCGCGAGCACGCTGATCGGCGTGCTGCCCACCTACGCCCAGGCCGGCGCGCTGGCGCCGATCCTGCTGGTCGTGCTGCGCGTGCTGCAGGGCATCGCGGTCGGCGGGGAGTGGGGCGGCGCGGTCCTGATGTCGGCCGAGCACGCCACCACCCGCCGCGGCCTGTGGGCGAGCTTCACCAACGCCGGCGCCCCCAGCGGCATGGTCGTCTCCACGCTGATGCTCACGCTCATGGCCGCGGTGACGACCGACGCGCAGTTCCTGGCGTGGGGCTGGCGGATCCCGTTCCTGCTCAGCGTGGTGCTGCTCGCCATCGGCCTGTTCGTGCGGCTGAAGGTGACCGAGACACCGGTCTTCGCGGCGGCGACCCGCCCGTCGCGCGCCCCGCTGGTGGAGGTGCTGCGGCGGCACCCGAGGAACCTGCTGCTGGCGGTGGGCGTCGGCTTCGGCGCGTTCGTCGCGCAGGGCACGCTCACGACCTACGTGCTCGCCTACGCGGTCGGCCAGGGCTTCTCGCGCCAGACCGTGCTCAACGCGATCACCGTGTCGTCGGTGGGCGCGGTGTTCGGGATCATCGGGTTCTCGGCGTTGTCGGACCGGATCGGGCGCCGCCCGGTGGTCGTCGGCGGCGCGGTGGCCACGGCGATCGTCGGGTTCCTGTTGTTCCCGATGGTCGACAGCCGCTCGGCGGGGCTGCTGGTCCTGGCACTCGTGCTCGGGCAGTCGATCGCGCACCCGGCGATGTACGGGCCGCTGGCCGCGCTGTGCACCGAACTGTTCGGCACCCGCGCCCGCTACACCGGCGCGTCGCTGGGCTACCAGGTGGCCGGGCTCGGCGCCGGCGTCGCCCCGGTCGTGTTCGCGAGCATCGCCGGCGCCGGCACCCTGCTCATCTCCGTGGTGATCGCCGCGTGCTGCCTGGTCACCGTGCTCAGCGTGCTCGCGCTGGCCGAAAGCCACCGCACCGACCTGACCGACGACCCGGACGGCGTGGTGGCGCCCGCGCCGGAGGGGATCCGCGGGACCACGTGAGCCGGGAGCGCGGGAAAAGGAGCCCGCGCCGTGCTCAGCGGCTCACCACCGTGCCCGGCAACGACTCCAGCGCCGCTCGCGGGGATTCCGCCTGCCGCGGCGGGATTCCCGCGGCCGGGCCACCCGCCGCCGCTGTCGTCAACGCGATCACCTGGGCCGCGATCGCCTGGCGGCGGGACTCGAACGCCGGGTCCGTCAGCGCTGCCGGGTCGGCCGGCTGGCCCAGCACCGGCGTGTGCAGGTGCCCGCCCGCCACCGACGTCAGGCCCAGTCCCAGCCGGAGCCGGTTCGCCCGGAACATGGACTCGTTCGACAGGTAGTTCCCGCCGCCGCCCGAAGCCGCGATTTCGCCGGGGGCCGGGGCGTCCGAACGGCACACCGGCGTCCCGGTGCCCCGCTGGGAAGAGTCCGGCCACACGCAGAACGCCTGGTTGAAGTTCACCGGGTACGCGCCCGGCACCGCGAGCATCCGCGAGTACGGCAGCGTCGTCTCGATGAACTGGACGGCCGGCTGCGGCCAGCCCGCGGCGGGCGGGATCCCGCCGGTCACCGAAGCGTTGTCGTTGTCCGGGAAGCCGCCGCGCCAGGCGCCCGCCCAGCGTTCGACGTCGAAGCGGCCCGGGCGGCCCTGGCTGATCGTCAGCACGACATCAGGCCGCCGCGCGCGATCACGCAGCGCCGAGCCGTACGCCGCTTCGACGATGCCGTCGTCGAAGTAGCCCCACACCACCGGGAAACTCACCGCTCGGACCACCGCGGGGCCCGCCGGGGTGTCGAGGACGCGGCCGTCGAGCTGCAGCGCCGATGCCCCCGCCGGGTTCGAAATCGAGAGGCCGCGGCCGTCCAGCTGGAACGGGTCGAAGCCGCTCACCATGACCCGCCGCGTTTTGCCGAGCGGGAAGCGGACGTCGTCGAGGCCGCGGGAGCCGCGGTCGAACGCCGTGAGCAAGGCCGCGCGGTCGGGCAGTCCGAACGCCGGCCGCCACTGCCGGATCGCGCTGCTCAGCTGCAGCCTCGCCCAGTACAGCGGCCGGTCGTCGAAGCGGTCGAGCGTGCCCAGGCCGGGGCGGCGGCCCTGCGCGCGGTCGACGGCCGTCCGCCACAGCCGGTCGCCCGCCTGCGTGACCAGGCGCTCGGCCCGGCGCGGGGTGCGCGCCGCGCAGAGATCGTGCTTCACCTCGGCGACGAGCGGGTCGAGCCCGGCCAGCCGGACGAGTTCGGGACCGGCCGCGGGGCCGCCCGCCGGCAGGGTCGCGGTCAGGCGTTGTTCTTCCACGGTCAGCGTCGCGGCCGGGTCGAAGCAGCCGGGCGCGGCCACCGCCGTGCCGGGGAGCGCGAAGAGCGGGACGGTGGCGAGCAGGGGGAGCAGGGCGGTCAGGCGCACGGGTTTCCCTCCACGGCGTGGGTGACGCGGTCGAGTCTTCCGCCGACCGCGCCACCCGCGTAACCCGCGTAAGTCGGGATCAGCCGGTCGCGAGCACCTTCAGGCGCGAGATGTCCGCGCTGAACGTGTCCTGGTCGATCGGCGAGGAGCTGTACTGCCAGAACGTGTAGAAGCCCCAGTTGTACGGCAGCGTGCCCGCCGAAGACGCGTACCGCGCCACCCACAACGGGTTCGTCGAGCTGAAGTCGCCCGTGTTGCCGGTGCACTGGCTCCACCAGCTCGTCGCCGTGTAGATCACCGGCCAGCGGGTCGTCTTCGCGTGGTATTCGTCGCTGAACGCCTTGATCCACGCCACCATCTGCGCCGGCGTCTTGCCGTAGCAGGCGTTGTTCGGGCCCCACTCGATGTCGAGCGTGCCGGGGAGCGTCTTGCCGTCCTTCGACCAGCCGCCGCCGTGGGCGACGAAGTAGTCGGCCTGGGCCGCGCCGCCGGCACCGTCCGGGCGGCCGTAGTGGTAGGCCCCGCGGATCATGCCGACGTTGTACGAGCCCGTGTACTGCTGGCTGAAGTACGCGTTCTGGTAGCTGGTGCCCTCGGTCGCCTTGACGTAGGCGAACTTCTTGCCCGCGCTCCAGTACGACGCCCAGTTCACGTTGCCCTGGTAAGCGCTTACATCGATGCCGGGGACGCTCGCGTCCACCGACGCCGGCGCCAGGCCGGCCGGTGGCACGCCGTCGTGGGCGCGGATCGCCGCCCCCATTTCGTGGTTGCCGGTGGCGTCTTGCTGGGGGAGCGGCGGCGAGGCTTCGGCGCCGGGGGCGGTCGCGACCAGCAGGGAGGCCGAGACCGCGAGTGCGGCGCCGAGCAGGCGGCGCCACCGTCGTGGTGCGTTCATCTTGAGTTGTTCCTTCCGATTGCCCTCGCGGTGCGCGGTGTGCAGGCCGCGCCGCACGATTCTGTTACAGGGAGACCGGTAACGTCACTGCTCCATGTGATTTAATTTCCGGAACCCCTGAACTGTGTGAAAAGCTGACGAAACGGGTGTATCGGCCCTGTTGGCGTCTTGTTACGGGGGAAGCCAAGAGGCAGACTCGCCCGCATGCCCGCGCTCAGATGCCGCCGAACCCTCGTCATCGCCGCTGCCGCCGCGCTCGTCACCACCGTCGCGAGCGGGCCCGCCACCGCGGCCACCCCCACCCCCAAGTCGCCGGTCGCCGTCGGCTTCGGCGGGGCCGTGGCCAGCATCGACGCCGACGCGACCGCGATCGGCACCCAGGTCCTGCGCGACGGCGGGAACGCCGTCGACGCGGCGGTCGCGGTCGCCGCCGCGCTCGGGGTCACCGACCCGTTCTCCGCCGGGGTCGGCGGCGGCGGGTTCTTCGTCTACTACGACGCCCGAACGCACCGCGTGCACACCTTGGACGGCCGCGAGACCGCGCCGAAGACCGCCGACGAGAACCTGTTCGTCGAGAACGGCAAGCCGCTGCCGTTCGCCGACGCGGTCACCAGCGGGCTCAGCGTCGGGGTGCCCGGCACGCCGGCGACCTGGTCCGAGGCGCTGCGCAAGTGGGGGACGCGCTCGCTGGCGAAGTCGCTGAAGCCGGCGGAAAACCTCGCGCGGAACGGCTTCGTCGTCGACTCGACGTTCCAGACGCAGATCGCGAACAACGCCGCGCGGTTCTCGGCGTTCCCGTCG is a window from the Amycolatopsis sp. cg9 genome containing:
- a CDS encoding MFS transporter — protein: MTDTHGPHHSPVQLRRAVLSSYLGSVIEYYDFLLYATASAVVFSKVFFSGLDPVVGTIASLGTFTTGYLARPLGGIVFGHFGDLLGRKRMLVITMTMMGIASTLIGVLPTYAQAGALAPILLVVLRVLQGIAVGGEWGGAVLMSAEHATTRRGLWASFTNAGAPSGMVVSTLMLTLMAAVTTDAQFLAWGWRIPFLLSVVLLAIGLFVRLKVTETPVFAAATRPSRAPLVEVLRRHPRNLLLAVGVGFGAFVAQGTLTTYVLAYAVGQGFSRQTVLNAITVSSVGAVFGIIGFSALSDRIGRRPVVVGGAVATAIVGFLLFPMVDSRSAGLLVLALVLGQSIAHPAMYGPLAALCTELFGTRARYTGASLGYQVAGLGAGVAPVVFASIAGAGTLLISVVIAACCLVTVLSVLALAESHRTDLTDDPDGVVAPAPEGIRGTT
- a CDS encoding lysozyme, which encodes MNAPRRWRRLLGAALAVSASLLVATAPGAEASPPLPQQDATGNHEMGAAIRAHDGVPPAGLAPASVDASVPGIDVSAYQGNVNWASYWSAGKKFAYVKATEGTSYQNAYFSQQYTGSYNVGMIRGAYHYGRPDGAGGAAQADYFVAHGGGWSKDGKTLPGTLDIEWGPNNACYGKTPAQMVAWIKAFSDEYHAKTTRWPVIYTATSWWSQCTGNTGDFSSTNPLWVARYASSAGTLPYNWGFYTFWQYSSSPIDQDTFSADISRLKVLATG